The Starkeya sp. ORNL1 DNA window GCACCCTTCATCCGAAGCGCACGCCGGTGATCTCGTAGGAACGCGCGCCTTTGGGCGTCACCACCTCGACGGAGGAGCCGGACTTCTTGCCGATCAGCGCGCGCGCCATGGGCGAGGAGATGGAGATGCGGCCGGCCTTGGCGTCGGCTTCCATGTCGCCGACGATCTGCCACACGCGCTCTTCCTCGGTGTCCTCGTCGATCAGGGTGACGGTGGCGCCGAACTTGACGATGTCGCCGGACAGCTTGGCCACGTCGATGATCTCGGCACGCGACAGCTTGTCCTCGAGCTCGGCGACGCGGCCCTCGTTCAGCGACTGCTGTTCCTTTGCGGCGTGATATTCGGCGTTCTCCGATAGATCGCCGTGGGCACGGGCTTCCGAAATCGCGGCGATGATGCGCGGGCGCTCGACCTGCTGCCGGTGCTTGAGTTCGACCTCAAGGGCGGCGTGGCCGCCCGCGGTCATCGGAACCTTATCCATAGGTCTCTCGACCTCCCTGAAACGCAAACGGAACCCTTCGCGGGTGGAATTTCCGAGGCCACTCGACCGCCGGAAACCCGCCCGCGAAGGGCTGCCGCATGTCTGCCAGACGCTGCCGATCGATATCGGAATGCCGATATCAGGGCTGCGCGACGCCGAAATAATCCTGCAGGGCGCGAACTTCCAGATCACCGCCCAGATAGGCCTTGATCCCCTGCGCCGCTGCTATGGCTCCTGATAGCGTGGTGTAATACGGCACTTTGTGCAAGAGGGCGGCACGGCGGAGCGAACGCGAATCCGCCAGCGCCTGCGCGCCTTCGGTGGTGTTGAAGACCAGCTGGATCTCGCCATTCTTGATGGCATCGACAATGTGCGGACGGCCTTCCAGCACCTTGTTGACCTTGGCGCTGGCAATGCCGTTATCCGCAAGAAAACGCTGCGTGCCGGACGTCGCGATCACCTTGAAGCCGAGCGCGATCAGCAGGCGCACCGTATCGAGGATGCGCGGCTTGTCGTCGTCGCGCAGCGAGACGAACACGGTGCCGGACTTCGGCACTTTGGTACCGCCGCCGAGCTGGCTCTTGGCGAACGCCACCTCGAAGGTACGGTCGAGGCCGATGACCTCGCCGGTCGAGCGCATCTCCGGGCCGAGCACGGTGTCGACGCCGGGGAATCGGGCGAACGGGAACACCGCCTCCTTGACCGCGACATGGTCCGGCTTCATCGGCATGAGGCCGAACGAGGCGAGCGGCTCGCCCGCCATTATCCGCGCGGCGATCTTGGCGATCGGGATGCCGACCACCTTGGCGACGAACGGCACGGTGCGCGAGGCGCGCGGATTGACCTCCAGCACATAGATGTCGCCATTCTTGATGGCGTACTGCACGTTCATCAGCCCGCCGACCCGGAGCGCCAGCGCGAGGTCGCGGGTCTGCTTCTCCAGCCGGGCGATGGTCTCGGGCGAGAGCGAATGCGGGGGCAGGGAACACGCCGAATCGCCGGAATGGATGCCGGCTTCCTCGATGTGCTCCATGATCCCGCAGATGAAGGTGTCCTTGCCGTCCGCCAGGCAGTCGACATCGACCTCGATGGCGTCCGACAGATAGCGGTCGAACAGCAGCGGGTTCTTGCCGAGCACGGTATTGATCTGCCCGGTCTTGTCGTTGGGATAGCGCGCTTTGACGTCGTGCGGCACCAGTTCCGGCAAGGTGCCGAGCAGATAATCGCCGAGCTGCGAATCCTCGAGGATGATCTGCATGGCGCGGCCGCCCAGCACATAGGACGGGCGCACCACCAGCGGATAGCCGAGATCGCCAGCGATCAGCCGGGCCTGCTCGACCGAATAGGCGATGCCGTTGGCCGGCTGGCGCAGCTTCAGCTTGTCGAGCAGCGACTTGAAACGGTCGCGGTCCTCGGCGAGGTCGATGGCGTCTGGCGAGGTGCCGAGGATCGGGATATCGACTGCCTCAAGCGCGTGGGCGAGCTTCAGCGGCGTCTGCCCGCCGAACTGCACGATCACGCCATGCAGCGTGCCGTTGGTCCGCTCGCGATCGAGGATCTCGATGACATCTTCCTCGGTGAGCGGCTCGAAATAGAGCCGGTCGGAGGTGTCATAGTCAGTCGAGACGGTCTCCGGGTTGCAGTTGACCATGATGGTCTCGTACCCGGCATCGTCGAGCGCGAAGGCGGCGTGGCAGCAGCAATAGTCGAACTCGATACCCTGGCCGATGCGGTTCGGCCCACCGCCGAGGATGACGACCTTCTTCCGGTCGGAGGGGCGCGATTCATCCGCCGCCGCGCCGGCGAACGGCGCCTCATAGGTCGAGTACATATAGGCGGTGGGCGAGGCGAACTCGGCGGCGCAGGTGTCGATGCGCTTATAGACCGGACGCACGCCGAGCCCGCGGCGACGCTCCGAGACTTCATGCTCGGAGAGCCGGGTGAGGCCGGCAAGGCGGCTGTCCGAGAAGCCCATGGCCTTCAAGCGCCGGAAGGCGCCGGCATTGGTGGGCAGGCCGTGCTTGCGGATCTTCGCCTCGGTGTCGACGATGCCGCGGATTTGCTCGAGGAACCACGGGTCGATCTTGCAGCCGGCGTGGATCTGCTCATCGTCGAGGCCGAGGCGCATGGCCTGCGCGACCTGCAACAAGCGGTCCGGGGTCGGCGTACCGATGGCGGCGCGGATGGCGTTCTTGTCGTCACCGTGGCCGAGGCCTTCGATCTCGATCTCGTCGAGGCCGGTCAGCCCGGTCTCCAGCGAGCGCAGTGCCTTCTGGAGCGATTCCTGGAAGGTCCGGCCGATCGCCATCGCCTCGCCGACCGACTTCATCGAGGTGGTGAGCACCCGGTCGGCGCCCGGGAACTTCTCGAAGGCGAAGCGCGGGATCTTGGTGACGACATAGTCGATGGTCGGCTCGAACGAGGCCGGCGTCGCGCCGCCGGTGATGTCGTTGGCGATTTCGTCGAGCGTGTAGCCGACCGCGAGGCGGGCCGCGACCTTCGCGATGGGAAAGCCGGTCGCCTTCGAAGCCAGCGCCGAGGAGCGCGACACCCGCGGGTTCATCTCGATGACGATCATGCGGCCCGTTTCCGGGTCGATGGCGAACTGCACGTTGGAGCCGCCGGTCTCCACCCCGATCTCGCGCAGCACCGCCAGCGAGGCGTCGCGCATGATCTGGTATTCCTTGTCGGTCAGCGTCAGCGCCGGGGCCACCGTGATTGAATCGCCGGTGTGCACGCCCATCGGGTCGATGTTCTCGATGGAGCAGACGATGATGCAGTTGTCCGCCTTGTCGCGGACCACCTCCATCTCGAACTCCTTCCAGCCGAGCACGCTCTCCTCGATCAGCACCTCATTGGTGGGCGAGGCATCGATGCCGCGCTCGACGATCTCGATGAACTCGGCCTTGTTGTAGGCGATGCCGCCACCCTGGCCGCCGAGCGTGAAGCTCGGGCGGATGATGGCGGGCAGGCCGACGACGTCGAGCGCGCCGAGTGCCTGCACCAGCGTCTTCACCTGCTGCGAGCGCGGCGTGTCGAGGCCGATCTTGGTCATCGCCTCGCGGAACAGCTCGCGATCCTCGGCCTTGTCGATGGCCTCGGCGGTGGCGCCGATCATCTCGACGCCATACTCGTCCAGCACGCCCATCTTCTTCAGCGACAGCGCGCAGTTCAGCGCGGTCTGGCCGCCCATGGTCGGCAGCAGCGCGAAGCCGCCGGGGATGGCGTGGCGCTCCCTGGCGATGATCTTGGCGACGATTTCCGGAGTGATCGGCTCGACATAGGTGGCGTCGGCGAGGTCCGGGTCCGTCATGATGGTCGCCGGATTGGAATTCACCAGCACCACGCGGTAGCCCTCGGCCTTCAGCGTCTTGCAGGCCTGGGTGCCGGAGTAATCAAACTCGCAGGCCTGGCCGATGACGATGGGGCCGGCGCCGATGATGAGGATGGTGGAGATGTCTGTGCGTTTCGGCATCGGGTCCCGTGCGGCTCGCGCATTCAACCGGGCGCACGAAAAAGGACGCGTGGGTGACGCGTCCTTGGGCGGACCCGGATCAGTTTGTTGGCGGAGTGTCCCTCCGCGAAGGCGATTTAGGTTTGGTCGTTAGAACTTGGCGCCTCCCATAGACCAGATTTGCCGGAGGGGGAAGGGCAGCCTCATTTCATCCAAAGACGGGTGAGGGCACCTTCCGGCCCCGTTACCGGGTCGGATACGGGCAGCGGCACCGCTTTGATGCGGGTGACGGCCTCGTGGAGACCGGTGGCGGAAGGCTTTTCGATCTCGTAATCCTGGCCCGGCGGATAGGCCCCGACGATGAGAAGACCAGGGCTGGACATGATTCGCTTGTGACCGGTGCCGGCGGGCAGGATCACGATATCGCCCGGGGCAAGGTCGATCTCCTCGCCGCCCTCGCCGCCGAGCAACACGGTCGCGTCGCCGCGCACGACCGCGAGCGTCTCATGTGCCGTGGAGTGGAAGTGGTGGAAATCGAAGATGCCGTTGCGCCAGCGACATTCCCAGCCATTCCTGTCGATCAGCGCTTCGAACGTCGATGGCTCAGCCAAAAGCACTGCCCGGTAGAGCAGGACTGGCAGATCTGGATTGTTGGGAACGCCGCCGGAAGGGTCGAATCTCAGTGTCTCGGGCTCCGGCATGTCGTTCCTTTCCTGCAGCATCACAGCAGCAGAAGCCTCGACGGCGATCATCGGTTCCGTAGCAGAGGCGGACGTCACGCCGCCAGCTTCCCGACCATCGCCTCTATCTGCCTGAGATCACTAACGAAATCGGCATAGGCCTGGCGCTTCGCCGCCTCGTCCGGCAGGCGCAGCAGATAGGAGGGATGCACGGTGATGAAGCCCGGCCGGCCCTCGAACCCCGCCGGCCCGCGGGATCGGGTGATCGGCAGGGCCTTGCCCGCAAGCGCCTGGACGGCGGTGGCGCCGAGCGCGACGATCAGGCGGGGATGTACCAGCGCCAGTTCCTTGTCGAGCCACCAGCGATAATGCTTCACCTCGCCGGCGGTCGGCTTCTGGTGGATGCGCTTCTTGCCGCGCAGCTCGAATTTGAAGTGCTTCACCGCATTGGTGACATAGACGCGCGAGCGGTCGATGCCGGCCTCCTGCAGGGCGCGGTCGAACAACTGGCCGGCCGGGCCGACGAAGGGGCGGCCTTGCAGGTCTTCCTGGTCGCCCGGCTGTTCACCGACAAAGGCGATGCTCGCGCCGACCGGGCCTTCGCCGAACACGGCCTGCGTGGCGCCCGGCACCAGCGGGCCAGCCGCGGCGATGCTGCGGTTGAGCTCGGCGAGAGTCTTCGGATCCTGATCCGACATGGCCGCGACAGCCTTGTCGGGATTGCGCTTGATCGGCATGGCGGCCTCTTGCTCCAGCATGTCCCTAACGCGGGAAGGGGCGGTTTGGAGCAATGCCGGGATCGCCTGCGTCTCCGGCATGTTGTGCCAGTATTTCCTCGGCATCTCCGCGCGCATCGCCGTCGGGTTGGCACGGGCAGGGTTGAAGGCGCTCTCGTAATAGCCGAGCCAGCCCCGCTCGACGCCGTCGCTGTCGGGCGCGCCGCTGCGTTCCGCGGGCGGGCCGACGGCCAGCTCTTCGCCGTTCCAGTGCAGAGAGCCCACCGGCGTCAGGATCGACCATTTCATGCCGGGGAAGCGGTCGACGAAGAAGCCGGCCGTTGCCTCCACGATGAAATGGTCCGGTTCGAACCAGGCGATGAATCGCTCGCCGTCGTCAGTCTCGGCACGGCGAAAACGCACGAAGGCGTGCATCTTGTGCAGGTCGCGGCCGACCGCCTTTGCCATCATCGCCAGGCGATGCACCAGCGGGTCGCTCTGCACCTCCAGAAGCGCGCGCTCGCCATGGATGATCCGCCAGATCAGTGTGTAGAGCAGGGCATAACGCTCGGGTTCGCGATGGCAGACCACAAGCTCCGCCAACTCCCCCACAGCCCGCGGCAGCGCGACGGGCGGCGCTTCTCCAAGGGGCGCCGCGCCGAACAAGTCCGGCGTGTCCTGTGTCGCCCATACGACGTTTTCGGGCATCGCATCCTGCGCGACCAGCGCGCGCACCGCGTGCCGGAAGCCGTCGGGATCCGCTCCCGCCTTCAGCTCAATGCGATGGGTCATGGGAAAAGACTCAATTGCTGGGACGGTCGGGTCAGCCGCTCGCGGAGATCGAGCCGGTCGGTGAGCCGCAGCGGATGGTGGTCCGGCGTGATGAGAAACGGCCGCGCACGCCGCAGGCCCGCGCTCAACCGTGCAATATCGTCGAGCCGCAAGCGCGTATGCCGACGGGCGGCGACGATCTTGTCGACCGCCCGGCTGCCAAGCCCCGGCACGCGCAGCAGCAATTCGCGCTCGGCGGTGTTGACGTCGACCGGGAAGCGATCGCGGTTCTTCAAGGCCCAGGCAAGCTTCGGGTCGATGTCGAGATCGAGCATGCCGTCCTTGCCGCCCGCACTGATCTCCTCGACCGTGAAGCCGTAATAGCGCAGCAGCCAGTCGGCCTGGTACAGCCGGTTCTCGCGGCGCAGCGGCGCCGGCTTCACCGGCAGCGCGCGGCTCGCCTCCGGGATCGGGCTGAAGGCTGAATAATAGACCCGCCTCAGGCCGTAGCCGGAATAGAGCGAGGCGCTGGTGGTGAGCACCGCCTCGTCGGTGGTCTCGTCGGCGCCGACGATCATCTGCGTGCTCTGGCCGGCCGGAGCGAAGATACGGCGTTCCTCGCGCGCCTCCGCGATGCGCTCATGCATCTGGCCCATCGTGGCCTTGATGGCGGGTGCGTCCTTTTCCGGCGCCAGGCGCTTCAGGCTGGCATCCGAGGCGAGCTCGATATTGACCGACAGCCGATCGGCCCAGAGCCCGGCCTGCTCGATGAGCCAGGGACTGGCCTCGGGGATCGCCTTCAGATGGATGTAGCCGGCAAAGCCATGCGCCTGCCGCAGCGTCTTCGCCACCAGCATCATCTGCTCCATCGTGTAGTCGGGCGAGCGGATGACGCCGGAGGAGAGGAACAGGCCTTCGATGTAGTTGCGCTTGTAGAAGTCGAGCGTGAGCTGCACCACCTCGTCCACGCCGAAGCGTGCCCGCCGTACGTTCGAAGAGCGCCGGTTGATGCAATAGGAGCAGTCGAACAGGCAGTAATTGGTCAGCAGGATTTTCAGCAGCGACACGCAGCGCCCGTCCGGCGTGTAGGAATGGCAGATGCCGCTCGGCGTGGTCGAGCCGATGCCACCGGGGGCCGCCTTGCGCGGCGTCGCCCCGGACGAGGCGCAGGAGGCGTCATATTTGGCGGCGTCAGCCAGTATTCGCAGCTTGGTGACAAGCGTTTCTTCCACGCCATCCTCCCGAATGTTCACTATATGTTCTCATTTGGAGGCAGGCAATCCCGCTCGCATTACCGTGTCGAGCGGGATCGTTGTTCGGGGCGCTAGGCCGCCTCGCTCTTGTTCTTCGCGATCATCGCGATGAAGCGGTCGAACAGATAGTGGCTGTCCTGCGGGCCGGGGCTGGCTTCCGGGTGGTACTGCACCGAGAACACCGGCTTATCGGTGAGCTGGATGCCGGCATTGGAGCCGTCGAACAGCGAGACATGGGTCTCGGCGGCATTGGCCGGCAGGCTGTCGCGGTCGACTGCGAAGCCGTGATTCATCGAGGTGATCTCGACCTTGCCGGTGGTCATGTCCTTCACCGGATGGTTCGCGCCATGATGACCCTGGTGCATCTTCATGGTGCGCCCACCGACCGCGAGGCCGATCATCTGGTGGCCGAGGCAGATGCCGAAGGTCGGCACGCCGCGCGCGATGATCTCGCGGATCACCGGCACCGCATATTCCCCGGTCGCCGCCGGGTCGCCGGGGCCGTTGGAGAGGAACACGCCGTCCGGGCTCAAGGCGAGCACGTCCTCGGCGGAGGTGGTGGCGGGTACCACCGTCACCTTGCACCCCGCCCGGGCGAGCAGGCGCAGGATATTGCGCTTGATGCCGTAGTCGATGGCGACGACGTGGTGCACCGGGGTGTCCTGGCGGCCATAACCGTCCGGCCACTGCCAGGGGGTCTCGTCCCAGCTGAAGCGCTGGGCGCTGGTGACCATCGGCACCAGGTCCATGCCGACGAGGCCGGGCCACTCCGCCGCCTGCTGCTTGAGCGCCGGCAGGTCGAACACGCCGTCCTCGGCATAGGCGATCACCGCATTGGGCATGCCCTTCTCGCGGATCAGGGCGGTCAGCGCCCGGGTGTCGAGCCCGGCAATGCCGACAATGCCGCGCGCCTTCAGCCACTGGTCGAAATGGCGAGTCGCGCGATAGTTGGAGGGATCGGTGATCGCGGAATGCAGCACCACGCCGCGCACGCCGGAGGCGCCGGCCATCGAGACGGTCTCGATGTCCTCCTCATTGGTGCCGACATTGCCGATATGGGGGAAGGTGAAGGTGATGATCTGCCCGGCATAGGAGGGATCGGTGAGGATCTCCTGATAGCCGGTCATCGCCGTGTTGAAGCACACCTCGCCCACCGCGCTGCCTTCGCTGCCCAGGCCGAAGCCTTCCAGCACCGTGCCATCGGCCAGCACGAGGAGGGCGGTCGGGAGGGGCTCGGCCCACACGTCGTTATTGGCGTCGCCGCTCATCTGATCTTGTTCCTGCGTCATGCGTGGCCTAATTAAACGTTCGCCGCGTCCGATGCCAGCGCCTAGGTTGCGCATCTGTCCTGCACGGCCCGAAGGGGCAGGGACATAAAGGACGTGCGGATGCCGCCGGGGATTTGAGGGCGGCCGGGGGTGATACCAACAGGAGCGGCGGCGCGGCAAGGCGGGAGCCTGCGCGCGACCAGCCGCCGAACGATGAGAGATCAACGTGTTACGCGATTCGATCAATGCGTCCCTCAAGGACGCCATGAAGGCCGGCGACAAGCTGAAACTCGGGACGCTGCGTCTCATCAATGCCGCGATCAAGGATCGCGACATCGAGGCCCGCGGCCATGGCCGTGACCCGCTCGCCGACGACGAGATATTCGGGCTGCTGGCCAAGATGATCAAGCAGCGCGAGGAATCGGCGAAGGTCTATGAGGAGGCCGGCCGTGCCGACCTCTC harbors:
- the carB gene encoding carbamoyl-phosphate synthase large subunit, which produces MPKRTDISTILIIGAGPIVIGQACEFDYSGTQACKTLKAEGYRVVLVNSNPATIMTDPDLADATYVEPITPEIVAKIIARERHAIPGGFALLPTMGGQTALNCALSLKKMGVLDEYGVEMIGATAEAIDKAEDRELFREAMTKIGLDTPRSQQVKTLVQALGALDVVGLPAIIRPSFTLGGQGGGIAYNKAEFIEIVERGIDASPTNEVLIEESVLGWKEFEMEVVRDKADNCIIVCSIENIDPMGVHTGDSITVAPALTLTDKEYQIMRDASLAVLREIGVETGGSNVQFAIDPETGRMIVIEMNPRVSRSSALASKATGFPIAKVAARLAVGYTLDEIANDITGGATPASFEPTIDYVVTKIPRFAFEKFPGADRVLTTSMKSVGEAMAIGRTFQESLQKALRSLETGLTGLDEIEIEGLGHGDDKNAIRAAIGTPTPDRLLQVAQAMRLGLDDEQIHAGCKIDPWFLEQIRGIVDTEAKIRKHGLPTNAGAFRRLKAMGFSDSRLAGLTRLSEHEVSERRRGLGVRPVYKRIDTCAAEFASPTAYMYSTYEAPFAGAAADESRPSDRKKVVILGGGPNRIGQGIEFDYCCCHAAFALDDAGYETIMVNCNPETVSTDYDTSDRLYFEPLTEEDVIEILDRERTNGTLHGVIVQFGGQTPLKLAHALEAVDIPILGTSPDAIDLAEDRDRFKSLLDKLKLRQPANGIAYSVEQARLIAGDLGYPLVVRPSYVLGGRAMQIILEDSQLGDYLLGTLPELVPHDVKARYPNDKTGQINTVLGKNPLLFDRYLSDAIEVDVDCLADGKDTFICGIMEHIEEAGIHSGDSACSLPPHSLSPETIARLEKQTRDLALALRVGGLMNVQYAIKNGDIYVLEVNPRASRTVPFVAKVVGIPIAKIAARIMAGEPLASFGLMPMKPDHVAVKEAVFPFARFPGVDTVLGPEMRSTGEVIGLDRTFEVAFAKSQLGGGTKVPKSGTVFVSLRDDDKPRILDTVRLLIALGFKVIATSGTQRFLADNGIASAKVNKVLEGRPHIVDAIKNGEIQLVFNTTEGAQALADSRSLRRAALLHKVPYYTTLSGAIAAAQGIKAYLGGDLEVRALQDYFGVAQP
- the greA gene encoding transcription elongation factor GreA; translation: MDKVPMTAGGHAALEVELKHRQQVERPRIIAAISEARAHGDLSENAEYHAAKEQQSLNEGRVAELEDKLSRAEIIDVAKLSGDIVKFGATVTLIDEDTEEERVWQIVGDMEADAKAGRISISSPMARALIGKKSGSSVEVVTPKGARSYEITGVRFG
- the carA gene encoding glutamine-hydrolyzing carbamoyl-phosphate synthase small subunit codes for the protein MSGDANNDVWAEPLPTALLVLADGTVLEGFGLGSEGSAVGEVCFNTAMTGYQEILTDPSYAGQIITFTFPHIGNVGTNEEDIETVSMAGASGVRGVVLHSAITDPSNYRATRHFDQWLKARGIVGIAGLDTRALTALIREKGMPNAVIAYAEDGVFDLPALKQQAAEWPGLVGMDLVPMVTSAQRFSWDETPWQWPDGYGRQDTPVHHVVAIDYGIKRNILRLLARAGCKVTVVPATTSAEDVLALSPDGVFLSNGPGDPAATGEYAVPVIREIIARGVPTFGICLGHQMIGLAVGGRTMKMHQGHHGANHPVKDMTTGKVEITSMNHGFAVDRDSLPANAAETHVSLFDGSNAGIQLTDKPVFSVQYHPEASPGPQDSHYLFDRFIAMIAKNKSEAA
- a CDS encoding GatB/YqeY domain-containing protein; this encodes MLRDSINASLKDAMKAGDKLKLGTLRLINAAIKDRDIEARGHGRDPLADDEIFGLLAKMIKQREESAKVYEEAGRADLSTQERDEIVVIQGFLPKQMSEAEAQAAVAAVIAEIGAHGLKDMGRTMAALKERYTGVMDFGKASGTVKALLTAG
- a CDS encoding cupin domain-containing protein, whose amino-acid sequence is MIAVEASAAVMLQERNDMPEPETLRFDPSGGVPNNPDLPVLLYRAVLLAEPSTFEALIDRNGWECRWRNGIFDFHHFHSTAHETLAVVRGDATVLLGGEGGEEIDLAPGDIVILPAGTGHKRIMSSPGLLIVGAYPPGQDYEIEKPSATGLHEAVTRIKAVPLPVSDPVTGPEGALTRLWMK
- a CDS encoding UdgX family uracil-DNA binding protein (This protein belongs to the uracil DNA glycosylase superfamily, members of which act in excision repair of DNA. However, it belongs more specifically to UdgX branch, whose founding member was found to bind uracil in DNA (where it does not belong), without cleaving it, appears to promote DNA repair by a pathway involving RecA, rather than base excision.), encoding MTHRIELKAGADPDGFRHAVRALVAQDAMPENVVWATQDTPDLFGAAPLGEAPPVALPRAVGELAELVVCHREPERYALLYTLIWRIIHGERALLEVQSDPLVHRLAMMAKAVGRDLHKMHAFVRFRRAETDDGERFIAWFEPDHFIVEATAGFFVDRFPGMKWSILTPVGSLHWNGEELAVGPPAERSGAPDSDGVERGWLGYYESAFNPARANPTAMRAEMPRKYWHNMPETQAIPALLQTAPSRVRDMLEQEAAMPIKRNPDKAVAAMSDQDPKTLAELNRSIAAAGPLVPGATQAVFGEGPVGASIAFVGEQPGDQEDLQGRPFVGPAGQLFDRALQEAGIDRSRVYVTNAVKHFKFELRGKKRIHQKPTAGEVKHYRWWLDKELALVHPRLIVALGATAVQALAGKALPITRSRGPAGFEGRPGFITVHPSYLLRLPDEAAKRQAYADFVSDLRQIEAMVGKLAA
- a CDS encoding putative DNA modification/repair radical SAM protein, giving the protein MEETLVTKLRILADAAKYDASCASSGATPRKAAPGGIGSTTPSGICHSYTPDGRCVSLLKILLTNYCLFDCSYCINRRSSNVRRARFGVDEVVQLTLDFYKRNYIEGLFLSSGVIRSPDYTMEQMMLVAKTLRQAHGFAGYIHLKAIPEASPWLIEQAGLWADRLSVNIELASDASLKRLAPEKDAPAIKATMGQMHERIAEAREERRIFAPAGQSTQMIVGADETTDEAVLTTSASLYSGYGLRRVYYSAFSPIPEASRALPVKPAPLRRENRLYQADWLLRYYGFTVEEISAGGKDGMLDLDIDPKLAWALKNRDRFPVDVNTAERELLLRVPGLGSRAVDKIVAARRHTRLRLDDIARLSAGLRRARPFLITPDHHPLRLTDRLDLRERLTRPSQQLSLFP